From Phragmites australis chromosome 5, lpPhrAust1.1, whole genome shotgun sequence, a single genomic window includes:
- the LOC133918296 gene encoding uncharacterized protein LOC133918296 isoform X1 — protein sequence MAVLSLLLLPRPCAVLASNAGATSTSPRPAVILPGLGNNTGDYARLAAALRDDHGLPAAVVARVSRPDWLRNAAGLADANYWRGKLRPRPVLDWYLKRVDEAVSEARELCAQDGKITLIGHSAGGWLARVYMEEFEASDISLLLTLGTPHLPPPKGVPGVIDQTRGLLDYVQKNCAPAVYTPELRYVCIAGRYIQGTPVLGNPTVASDEILAVDTPADGGEAVIISTNDKPTPSRATLRARFVGQGYKQVCGRADVWGDGVVPEMSAHLEGALNISLDGVYHSPVGSDDEQRPWYGSPAILEQWVHHLLS from the exons ATGGCCGTGCTCTCCCTCCTCCTGCTGCCGCGGCCGTGTGCCGTCCTCGCCTCCAACGCAGGCGCCACGTCCACGTCCCCGCGGCCGGCCGTCATCCTCCCA GGGCTCGGGAACAACACGGGCGACTACGCGCGGCTCGCGGCGGCGCTGCGGGACGACCACGGCCTGCCGGCGGCAGTCGTGGCGCGGGTCTCGCGCCCCGACTGGCTCCGCAACGCCGCCGGGCTTGCCGACGCCAACTACTGGCGAGGCAAACTCCGCCCGCGCCCCGTTCTTGACTG GTACCTGAAGAGGGTGGACGAAGCGGTGTCTGAGGCGAGGGAACTGTGCGCTCAAG ATGGGAAGATAACACTGATAGGGCATTCAGCTGGGGGCTGGCTTGCGCGCGTGTACATGGAAGAGTTTGAGGCTTCTGACATAAGCTTACTGCTCACACTTGGCACGCCTCACTT GCCTCCTCCAAAAGGTGTACCTGGGGTAATTGACCAGACTAGAGGACTACTGGACTATGTCCAGAAGAATTGTGCTCCAGCAGTTTATACACCTGAACTAAGATATGTGTGCATTGCTGGAAG GTACATTCAAGGTACTCCTGTTCTGGGGAACCCCACAGTTGCTTCGGATGAGATTCTCGCAGTGGACACTCCTGCAGACGGAGGCGAGGCTGTTATTATCAGTACCAATGACAAACCTACTCCATCAAGAGCCACCTTGAGAGCCCGGTTCGTCGGACAAGGGTACAAACAG GTTTGTGGCCGTGCGGATGTGTGGGGCGACGGCGTCGTTCCAGAAATGTCGGCGCATCTGGAGGGTGCACTGAATATAAGCTTGGACGGCGTGTACCACTCCCCTGTAGGCTCTGATGATGAACAGAGGCCCTGGTATGGATCTCCGGCAATCCTCGAGCAGTGGGTGCATCACCTTCTCAGCTGA
- the LOC133918296 gene encoding uncharacterized protein LOC133918296 isoform X2, giving the protein MAQGLGNNTGDYARLAAALRDDHGLPAAVVARVSRPDWLRNAAGLADANYWRGKLRPRPVLDWYLKRVDEAVSEARELCAQDGKITLIGHSAGGWLARVYMEEFEASDISLLLTLGTPHLPPPKGVPGVIDQTRGLLDYVQKNCAPAVYTPELRYVCIAGRYIQGTPVLGNPTVASDEILAVDTPADGGEAVIISTNDKPTPSRATLRARFVGQGYKQVCGRADVWGDGVVPEMSAHLEGALNISLDGVYHSPVGSDDEQRPWYGSPAILEQWVHHLLS; this is encoded by the exons A TGGCGCAGGGGCTCGGGAACAACACGGGCGACTACGCGCGGCTCGCGGCGGCGCTGCGGGACGACCACGGCCTGCCGGCGGCAGTCGTGGCGCGGGTCTCGCGCCCCGACTGGCTCCGCAACGCCGCCGGGCTTGCCGACGCCAACTACTGGCGAGGCAAACTCCGCCCGCGCCCCGTTCTTGACTG GTACCTGAAGAGGGTGGACGAAGCGGTGTCTGAGGCGAGGGAACTGTGCGCTCAAG ATGGGAAGATAACACTGATAGGGCATTCAGCTGGGGGCTGGCTTGCGCGCGTGTACATGGAAGAGTTTGAGGCTTCTGACATAAGCTTACTGCTCACACTTGGCACGCCTCACTT GCCTCCTCCAAAAGGTGTACCTGGGGTAATTGACCAGACTAGAGGACTACTGGACTATGTCCAGAAGAATTGTGCTCCAGCAGTTTATACACCTGAACTAAGATATGTGTGCATTGCTGGAAG GTACATTCAAGGTACTCCTGTTCTGGGGAACCCCACAGTTGCTTCGGATGAGATTCTCGCAGTGGACACTCCTGCAGACGGAGGCGAGGCTGTTATTATCAGTACCAATGACAAACCTACTCCATCAAGAGCCACCTTGAGAGCCCGGTTCGTCGGACAAGGGTACAAACAG GTTTGTGGCCGTGCGGATGTGTGGGGCGACGGCGTCGTTCCAGAAATGTCGGCGCATCTGGAGGGTGCACTGAATATAAGCTTGGACGGCGTGTACCACTCCCCTGTAGGCTCTGATGATGAACAGAGGCCCTGGTATGGATCTCCGGCAATCCTCGAGCAGTGGGTGCATCACCTTCTCAGCTGA
- the LOC133918297 gene encoding upstream activation factor subunit UAF30-like, producing MAAVARVFRGCRFLMSPAGAAAAGGKKPVAAAAGAQVTKADATAAQVTKADATAAKVNRGIMKPLPVSDALRKFAGGAPEVSRPGAVKLIWAHIKAQGLQNPANKKEINCDEKLKSLFGGRDKIGMMEISKLLSPHFVKN from the exons ATGGCggcggtggctagggttttccGCGGGTGCCGGTTCCTCATGTCCCCGGCGGGCGCGGCAGCGGCGGGGGGCAAGAAGCCCGTCGCGGCGGCCGCGGGGGCGCAGGTGACCAAGGCCGATGCCACGGCGGCGCAGGTGACCAAGGCCGATGCCACGGCGGCGAAGGTGAACCGCGGGATCATGAAGCCGTTACCGGTCTCCGACGCGCTCCGCAAGTTCGCCGGCGGCGCGCCCGAGGTCTCCCGCCCCGGCGCCGTCAAGCTCATCTGGGCCCACATCAAGGCCCAAGGCCTCCAG AACCCAGCAAACAAAAAGGAGATAAACTGTGATGAGAAGCTCAAAAGCTTGTTTGGTGGGAGGGACAAGATTGGGATGATGGAGATCTCCAAGCTACTGAGCCCTCACTTCGTGAAGAACTAA
- the LOC133918298 gene encoding probable pyridoxal 5'-phosphate synthase subunit PDX2 — protein sequence MAVVGVLALQGSYNEHMAALRRIGVRGMEVRKPEQLLGVDSLIIPGGESTTMAKLANYHNLFPALREFVGAGKPVWGTCAGLIFLANKAVGQKSGGQELIGGLDCTVHRNFFGSQLQSFETELSVPKLAEKEGGNDTCRGVFIRAPAILEVGSDVEILADCPVPFDRPSITITSGEGVEEEVYSKDHVIVAVRQGNILATAFHPELTSDSRWHRFFLDMDKESHAKAFSALLLSSSSRDEENAPTNKPLDMPIF from the exons ATGGCGGTGGTGGGCGTCCTCGCGCTGCAGGGCTCCTACAACGAGCACATGGCCG CGCTGAGGAGGATCGGGGTGAGGGGGATGGAGGTGCGCAAGCCGGAGCAGCTCCTCGGCGTCGACTCGCTCATCATCCCCGGCGGCGAGAGCACCACCATGGCCAAGCTCGCCAACTACCACAACCTG TTTCCTGCACTTCGAGAGTTTGTTGGTGCAGGAAAGCCTGTCTGGGGAACCTGTGCTGGGCTCATCTTCCTTGCAAACAAGGCAGTAG GGCAAAAATCAGGAGGGCAGGAACTTATTGGAGGACTAGATTGTACTGTCCACCGTAACTTCTTTGGGAGTCAG CTTCAAAGCTTTGAGACAGAGCTTTCTGTGCCAAAACTTGCAGAGAAGGAAGGTGGGAATGATACATGCCGTGGTGTATTTATACGGGCACCTGCTATATTGGAAGTAGGTTCAGATGTTGAAATATTGGCTGATTGCCCTGTTCCCTTCGACAGACCCAGCATAACAATAACATCTGGGGAGGGTGTTGAG GAAGAAGTGTATTCCAAAGATCACGTAATTGTTGCAGTACGGCAAGGGAACATCCTTGCCACCGCTTTTCACCCAGAATTGACATCAGACTCCAGATG GCATCGCTTCTTCTTGGACATGGATAAAGAATCCCATGCAAAGGCTTTCTCTGCGTTGttgttatcatcatcttcaAGAGATGAAGAAAACGCGCCAACGAATAAGCCTCTTGATATGCCCATTTTTTAG
- the LOC133918299 gene encoding probable polygalacturonase At1g80170, giving the protein MEAGRRRSARVMLFLVLVMVFVAVERTAVGDVDGGGGGGGGGGEDREWFLKLWTDGGGEAEEDHLKWEEDDDDDNDDEEDHIMMLGTGIGRPPTGRNVVNVDSFGAVGDGNADDTEAFLNAWKTACSLDSAVFLVPGGRRRYKVGASKFMGPCKEKMIIQIQGTIVAPEEPSEWDPRSPRLWLLFSGLVGARVQGGGVIDGAGSKWWASSCKINKSNPCKPAPTALTIDSCRGVRVRSLRVQNAQQMHLTVSRSRNVRVAGLHVEAPADSPNTDGIHVAESTAVTIQSCRIATGDDCISIANASFNVRMKNIDCGPGHGISIGSLGKDSTFAAVENVVLDTARISRAQNGVRIKTWQGGAGYVRNVRFSNVVVEDVDHPIIIDQFYCDSMNPCHNQTSNVQVSNVAYRNISGTSRRAEAIKFACSDAAPCSDIVLSDINLLRGDGGAGEVQAVCNCATGADYGRVRPAADCLRSSTCGGAPDDHTDEDDDHVEAIPHTEL; this is encoded by the exons ATGgaggcagggaggaggagaagcgcgaGAGTGATGCTGTTCTTGGTGCTGGTGATGGTGTTCGTGGCCGTGGAGAGGACGGCAGTGGGCGacgtcgacggcggcggcggtggcggtggcggtggaggtgaGGATAGGGAGTGGTTCTTGAAGCTGTGGACGGACGGGGGTGGAGAAGCTGAGGAGGATCACTTGAagtgggaggaggacgacgatgacgacaacgacgatgaggaggatcACATCATGATGCTAGGTACGGGGATCGGCCGGCCGCCGACGGGGAGGAACGTGGTGAACGTCGACAGCTTCGGCGCCGTGGGCGACGGCAACGCCGACGACACCGAG GCATTCCTGAACGCGTGGAAGACGGCGTGCTCGCTGGACAGCGCGGTGTTCTTGGTgcccggcggccgccgccgctacaAGGTCGGCGCGAGCAAGTTCATGGGGCCGTGCAAGGAGAAGATGATCATTCAG ATCCAGGGGACGATCGTGGCGCCGGAGGAGCCGTCGGAGTGGGACCCGCGGAGCCCACGGCTGTGGCTGCTCTTCTCGGGGCTCGTCGGCGCACGCGTCCAGGGCGGCGGCGTCATCGACGGCGCCGGCTCCAAGTGGTGGGCCAGCTCCTGCAAGATCAACAAGTCCAAC CCATGCAAACCTGCTCCCACg GCCTTGACGATCGACTCGTGCAGGGGCGTGAGGGTGAGGAGCCTGCGCGTGCAGAACGCGCAGCAGATGCACCTCACCGTGTCGCGGTCGCGGAACGTGCGCGTCGCGGGGCTGCACGTCGAGGCGCCGGCGGACAGCCCCAACACCGACGGGATCCACGTCGCCGAGTCCACCGCCGTCACCATCCAGAGCTGCCGCATCGCCACCGGGGACGACTGCATCTCCATCGCGAACGCGAGCTTCAACGTCCGGATGAAGAACATCGACTGCGGCCCGGGCCACGGCATCAG cATCGGGAGCCTGGGGAAGGACAGCACGTTCGCGGCGGTGGAGAACGTGGTGCTGGACACGGCGAGGATCAGCCGGGCGCAGAACGGCGTCCGGATCAAGACGTGGCAGGGCGGCGCCGGTTACGTCCGCAACGTGCGTTTCTCCAACGTCGTCGTCGAAGACGTCGACCACCCCATCATCATCGACCAGTTCTACTGCGACTCCATGAATCCCTGCCACAACCAG ACGTCGAACGTGCAGGTGAGCAACGTGGCGTACCGCAACATCAGTGGCACGTCGCGGCGCGCGGAGGCGATCAAGTTCGCGTGCAGCGACGCCGCGCCCTGCAGCGACATCGTGCTCAGCGACATCAACCTgctgcgcggcgacggcggcgcgggcgAGGTGCAGGCCGTCTGCAACTGCGCCACGGGCGCCGACTACGGCCGCgtccgccccgccgccgactgCCTCAGGAGCAGCACATGCGGCGGCGCGCCCGACGACCACaccgacgaggacgacgaccaTGTCGAGGCCATCCCGCACACCGAGCTCTGA
- the LOC133918300 gene encoding BOI-related E3 ubiquitin-protein ligase 1-like, translating into MDGEAFRVGGHLGSSPAPYPSNAMENPNPNQNQFMFNAKSAPLQLQLFGSAAVPAVGPAGYCNYTGNNHLSAMNQARNTSIDAGDERQLKLQMSLNNYHQQDADRLARLGNPSAVSTGLRLSYEDDEHNSSITSGSGSMSLLPTTMSFVDDLMAEMDKENKEISYYLRLQAEQIGKQIKEVNQRQLISFLANLERAVGKKLREKELEAEAMNRKSKELNEQIRQVAMEIQSLQSAALYNQSVANNLKSKLIQVVAQNTNLTREGSGDSEEEHTASSQNVNAAPSGFFQSSLLGSKSTAVGLGACRSCGGKEASVLVMPCRHLCLCVDCERNADVCPVCRFPKSGSVEINMS; encoded by the exons ATGGACGGGGAAGCGTTCCGGGTGGGTGGCCACTTGGGTTCTTCGCCCGCGCCCTACCCCTCAAACGCCATGGAGAATCCGAATCCGAATCAAAATCAGTTCATGTTTAATGCCAAGTCGGCGccgctgcagctgcagctgttCGGAAGCGCCGCTG TTCCTGCGGTTGGTCCTGCTGGTTATTGTAATTACACTGGAAACAACCACCTTTCTGCTATGAATCAAGCAAGGAATACAAGCATTGATGCAGGGGATGAAAGGCAGCTCAAGCTCCAGATGTCCTTGAACAACTATCATCAACAGGATGCTGATCGGTTAGCACGTCTTGGCAATCCAAGTGCTGTATCAACTGGTCTAAGGCTGTCCTATGAGGATGATGAGCACAATTCGTCGATCACATCTGGTAGCGGAAGCATGTCCTTGTTGCCTACCACCATGTCTTTTGTTGATGATCTTATGGCTGAAATGGATAAAGAAAACAAAGAGATTAGCTATTACTTAAGACTTCAG GCGGAACAAATTGGTAAGCAGATAAAAGAGGTGAATCAAAGGCAGCTGATATCATTCCTGGCAAATCTCGAACGAGCAGTAGGAAAGAAGCTGAGGGAGAAGGAACTGGAGGCGGAGGCCATGAACAGGAAGAGCAAAGAACTGAACGAGCAGATCAGACAAGTCGCCATGGAAATCCAGTCATTGCAGTCGGCCGCACTGTACAATCAGTCTGTTGCCAACAACCTTAAGAGCAAGCTCATACAGGTGGTAGCGCAGAACACCAACCTCACCAGAGAAGGTTCTGGCGATAGCGAAGAGGAGCACACAGCTTCCAGCCAGAACGTCAATGCTGCACCCAGTGGCTTCTTCCAATCGAGCCTACTCGGGAGCAAGAGCACGGCCGTGGGGCTGGGGGCTTGCAGGTCGTGCGGGGGAAAGGAGGCGTCAGTGCTGGTGATGCCGTGCCGCCACCTTTGCTTGTGCGTTGATTGCGAGAGGAATGCTGATGTGTGCCCTGTCTGCCGGTTCCCCAAGAGTGGAAGTGTTGAGATCAACATGTCATAA